In Lolium rigidum isolate FL_2022 chromosome 3, APGP_CSIRO_Lrig_0.1, whole genome shotgun sequence, the genomic window TTTCAATAGATTCCCAGAGCTGATGCTTTGCATTACTCTGTGTGTTTGTTTGGGAGGACAGTGTGTACTGGACATGACTAAGAGTTTTGGCGAATATACTTTATACATGGAACTAATTTTCGTCTGGCTGTTGTTTCAGAATCCAGGAGCATGCTTGTACATGCAGATGGATGAGCGCCTAACGTGTGATGGCTCACATCAACATACTCGAAGGCTCTGTCCTTGTGCATGAAATGGGAAAAAATAGCGGCAGTCATAAGAAAGGTAATTTTCTCTCAGATGACTCATCAGGTTTTGGAGACTCATATAATTTCGACTATATCGCCAAAATTGTTCTTGCTCACATCAATCAGTCACTTTCCAGGAAACAAGTGGATatgatccgctggaaactgatggTTCTCTGTTATGGACAACCCTTTTCTACCTGGTGGTTTCCTCAAAATGACACGGCCATTTCCGTACTGATCTTTCCAATGGCGTATCATGGAGAAAAGCGAATATTAGTTACCTGCATCTTCCCATGGCATTTGCATGCATCAGTAGTGCCATTGCTCCACCTCCATCTGCATGCCATCCATCACAGGAAGCATAGCATCCACGCTTTCGCCATATTTATATTTTAGCTTTGTCCAGTGTAGGCTGTTTATCCTTTGCATGTGTGGACGCAAGGATAAGTGTGCAGAGCAAACAGCTTCTCAAACATTTATCTTTATAATATATCTGGTCACAAATTTCCATGCATGTTTAGTACAAAACAACCAAAACGAACTACAGAAACATGACTTCTTAAATCAACTGCACCATGACACAATCACAAACATCCATGCGCTTTGCATGCTCCTTAAAAGGAGTAGTCAGGCTTGAAGTCTGTCATAATCTTTGGCCTCACCCTCACTTTGCTATCATCCTTATTCTGCCCAGCGTTGCTGCCTGTGTCATTGTTCTCCTCTTCTGCTGCTTTCTCTTCTGGGCAGTCAAAGGCTGGGTGAGTGAATATGTTCTCCATGAGCCGTGTCCCTCTGAGGGCATTGGTGAGGGGCAGATGGCCCTCTGGCGTGTCATCGTTCAGCTCCCATATGAACTCATCAGGGAAGGCCCTGTAGTTGAACTGCTCCACTTCACTGTCCAGCTTCTTCATCCAGCCAATCTTAATGAacaagcgggtgtagtcgcgcaCGGACTTCTCCCAAATCCGCCGCTGCACGCTGTACCCGAACTTGCCATTGCTGTGCTCCATCCAGAGTGTGTCGATGGCGCGGAGGTCCTCCACAGAGATGAACTGGACCTCCGAGAAGAAAACATACCCTCGACGACGTGCAGGCTCGCCCGCGAGGTAGATGAGGAGCGCGCGGGTGGTCTCGTCGGCCTGGCGGTAATCTCCCTCTGCGAGCTGCTGGCCCAGGAGCTCCAGGGAGGGGGTAGGCGGCGAGGTtgtcgcggccgcggaggcgaccGGAGTTGGAGCTGCGGTGGATGCTGTGGTCACCGAGGAAGAACTGCTGGTGAAGAGCTTGAAGGAAATGCTGGTGCTGGCGTTGGTGGTGAGCTTGAGAGCTGCAGTAGGGGAGCCGTCATGGACTGTGCTGTTGAGGAAAGAATGGTGGTGCTGAAGAAGGAAGGATTGGAGAGAAGCGTTTGCCATGGCAGGCAAAGAGGGGGCTGAGGATGAACGGGAGAGGGGAGGAAAGGGAGGGAAACGATGATAAAGGAGTGGATGGGGTTTTGTGGGAGGATTGTACTTGGTGGTGTGGAGACTTGAGGGTGTTTTGTCTGTCAGTCTGTGTGCCCTTCATGTTGTGAAAATTTCTGGTTGTGGTTTTGTAAGGGTGCATCTTGGAGAGAATACAAAGGAGCTCTGTGATTGGTTGGTTCTGGGTGAGGTGAGGATACTGGCTATGGCAGGAGACTCGGGGAGAAAGGTGGCTAGGCTGTGTATGTAGAACATTCTTTTTATATTCTACTCTCTATTTTGGTCTTCGAAGAAGCTGAAATTGAACGTATTATTTGTGGTCGTATCCAGTTTCCAGTTCAGCAGCTCAGTTCTCTCTTGTTGAACTAAGAAAAAGTACTTTCAACAAGTACGAATGGGATTGGACAGCACAACCAAACCTTTTCATACTATTTTGATGTAATTAGTATTATTTTCACCCGATGGAACATATTTATAAAAATATCTCGATTTCAGGTTATTGATTTTTTAAATACGGTATATTTTCTTGAAAAACGCATCCACATGTAATTCCTTCTCGTTTTACTCTACTCTCACCGATCCATATAGAAGTATCAGAATTTTACTAATAATGTAGTACAAATTTAAACTAGAActctgtaattttttttttttggatcgcaGGGAGTAGCTTTTATTGTTTCGTATTGATGAAATCTGTAACGTGTTGACGAGCCCGACTGATAGTACTAACCAAAAAGGTCATCCTCTTCGACTTTGTTTTTGGGTCTGTGGACATGGTGCACGTGAATACCTGCATAGAAATGGGCGAGATTGATGCTCTGGACGGCAGTCCCGACGTATGCTGTTTTGTTCGTCGTGGCGCGGGCTATTATAATAACTGACAAATTTTGCTCAATGTTTTGAAATAGCAGTTTTCCTTCCCGAGTCATGTAAAAAGTAAGAGACAAATAGGGCATCttaagagcaactccaatagtatagccagttgttggctataagcaagatgtcatgtcatctatagccaatacatagccaacaagtacaatagttggctataaagatgtactactttttcaatggaGGACCCACCTTTTATTCACACAACTTGCCTAGGAGCacatgctagagctagctcttgcataagagcccacttagagcaagtttaatagtgtagctagctgctggctataagccatgtgtcatgtcatttgtagctaacatagagccaacatgtataagagcaagtttaatagtgtagctagctgctggctataagccatgtgtcatgtcatttgtagctaacatagagccaacatgtataatagtgagctataatcatgtCTACCTTATCAATggatggcccacatttcactctcacaaagtcttGCAGGAGCGCGTGCttcagagctggctcttgcatgagagcccactcatcttctctctcctcctctctctcctccaactaagcatgaatatattattttaacccttatagccagctgactaggacttattatacttgctctaatagtgagctataatcatgtCTACCTTATCAATggatggcccacatttcactctcacaaagtgcctaggagcacgtactagagctggctcttgcatgagagcccactcatcttctctctccttctctctctcctccaactaagcatgaatatattattttaacccttatagccagctgactaggacttattatacttgctcttacattctctctcattttctctctcctccaactagacacaaatatactattttaattcttGTAGCCAGCAgactagaacttattgtacttgctctaatagtGAACGTGTGCTAGTAAAATCCtagtactttttttttgcatatataTGCTTATATTTTTTACACCATGTTTTTCATGTGTAACGTTGCAAGTAAAATCCTACTACTTTTCGTCTGTATACTACATCAAGTTTTACTAGGACAAGCTTTGTCTGGTTTTAGTGAGGgacggcgaggacggcggtgcgaCTTCAGCTCGCTCTAGTGCTTGTAGTATTTTCTAGATGGTCAACAaatctatttgtatttttattacttttggagTTCTTTGTGGTagcgttgatgattattaatagatccgtGAATTTATCAAGAAAAAAACTTCTATGATAAATAATCATAAATTTTTGGAGCGGGAAGGAACACAACAAATATAATGTGTGGACAATGTTGAACTGGGACAGGAGAATTCTCGTTGTTGCCACAATTTGGGAAATTATAATTTTTCATTTTGAGGCCAGGTTAGGGAACATTACAGTTTAAAATTGAGGGACTTTCTTTGAAGTGTCTAATTAGCAGTTCATTGGTTTTTTATTTGCcccattctttttttttctggATCACTATATCTtcgtttgttggggcaaagtgtaTACTCATCgcatatactccctctgtccaaaaataattatcttaattttctcgatacagatgtatctataactaaaataagTCTAGATACATCAAAAGTGAGACACTTATTTTTTAACGGAGGTAATAGGATTTAGTGTGCTAAGAACATCCGTTCCCCTAGTGCAGTAAGGTGTACCCCTCATCTATTTATCTCCACTTGCTTTCTCAAACATCTTTTGCCATATCCCTTAGCATGTATTTAGTGGCCGTATGGATCATTTTGACGCACATGCCGGGATCTCAACCTTATTTTCGAGAAAATATCTTTTAGCATGGACAAAGCCTTCAATATATGAAAACCTATTAAAACTGGGGTTTGATACGGTCCAATGTCCAAATCGTGGGCAAGTAAATGGTCGCACTGCACTAATATATATGTTGCATCTCGGTACGTCCTCAATGAATACATCTCTATATTATGCATCCAACCAACTACCACACATACTAACATACTCCAATAAAATGTGACAAACATCTTCAGATAATGTAAAAGTAGTCATAATGTCACAACAAGGCGTAAAAAAGGATTAAACTCATGACTAAATTTAAATTAGTTCAGAAAAAATATTGATTCCGAATAAATGTCCTCGTCAACACATACAGCTATGGGCCCATACATAGTTGAACCTTCACTCACCCGCTACAGCTGCCTTCACAACCCCCTTATTATATAATATGTGCAGAGAGGAAAATTGTTATATTCTTTCAAGAGAGGCCAAAAGGGTGTGGTAAATGCATTTCACGTGGATCGCCAAACAGAGTAGATAATATCATCTAAAAAACTGAGAAATTGCtgctactttttttttgaaaaaaatgatttacattgctgacTGAAATGCTCAAACCTGAACATCTCTTGAGTTTTCTCCAAGGGTACATCTACTCCAGAAGGCTTGGAGATATGGGAATGGCAGACATCAAGAAACAATTGCGTGCAGTGGCTCCAGTAGTGACAACATTTTTCATAGGTCACACTCCACTTGGTAACTCGGGTGACTAGCACGCTCGACACTTTCGCGCTGTGTATTCCACCCTTAGAATTCAGCCGTTAGTTTCTCTTTAGCGCAGTTCAAAATACAGTCCAACAATCCAATGAAAAAGCGCACGTGGCTGGAATCACTAGAATTATGATTACGAGGCATGCTAATTTAGTCGTGCCATTTACAGTTTATTGTCCCAGACATGTTACTAGAATTGGTCATGTAAGTAACTGCTGcagtatttttgttgttgttgagatATTGGTCATCACCAAAGAAGGAATGTTCAAATGAAAAGATGCAAGGTTATCCTTCAGAAGACAAAGCAGCGATCATGTTTGACTGCCTCAACGGTTTGACCTTCCCTGTAAAAAGGTCCAAAATGTATGGTGATGCTGCTATATTTACGATCTTAACTAATACATACCTTGTATATCCTTGATGTCACTCTCACTAGATCGAGAAAGGAAAAGCTATTATTCCTCAATTTGAAACTTGAAATTTTGATTACCTGTGAACTTTTACTGATAGTTCCATGGTGACCTCGATCTCGTTCTCCTCTGAAACAACTTCTATATTTTTTTATATCTCCCACGCCATACAATTTTTGAACTTAAAACTTTGCAATTCATTGTAACATTTGATATGAAATGTAGGAAACAATTCTTGGGATTTTTTGTTTGAGAttttaaatattaaaaaattaaatttcTCTAAAAAATTGGAACTCTTTTTCCTACATTCTAATTGCAAATCCATAATTTGTATAGTTTGTGAAATAGAAAAGACAAACCCAAAAATCTATGGGTGTGTAGTGGGCACGTTTTCACACAAAACTTTTGCCTCATAAAAACATCACTAAATAACCAAATTCTCTATAATAATCTTGGAGCTATGCCACGATATCAACAGGAAAGAGACCGATTCCTGGGACAGAGCATCTGACTCGTCCAATGCTGCTAGTGGTACTATTAAGTTGAGAAGATACATAGAAATTCATCACCTTAAAGTTTTCTAGGCAACAGTAGAAAAGAACTGCGACGGCGATCCTAGAGCAAGACATCGCCGAGCAATGAAGGTGGTGATTTCCGTTGGCCGTGGCGGCAGCCTGGCAGCCGCGGGTGATGTTTGCCAGCGATTTGAGCGATGATGGCAGCAGGGGAGATGTGAGCGGGAAAAAAAGGCGCTGCTGGAGGTTAGGAGGATTTCTAGCCCTGTCCGGCGGTTTGAGTCTTTGAGGTGCTAGCTAGGTGCAGCTCAACAATCAGCAAGGTGAATGTTCTCCCAAATCTTAATGGAGGTTACCTTGTATGCGCCCGAGTCAGCGGTTCACGAAAAAGGCTTAGCGAGAGGTTACCTTGAAATTTGACTTTGACTAATCTCAGAACACGAATTAATAAAAAAGGGGGAGTAACATAGATTAATAACATGCCCATTTTACTACTTTATGTTTACTTTTCACTATTACTAGCCTTATGCGTTTAGTTAGTTGTCAGTCCAAGGAAAATAATAACATAGCGAAAATTGCTAAGTTCACAAGTGGTATAATGTGACAAACATCTTCGGATAAGGTAAAACAAGTCACATAAGTGATCAAACTCACGGTTAAGTTGAAGGGACTTTAAAATGATATTTGATGCAAAATAAATATTCTAACCAGATTCAACTTTTGTTTACACTCATTTGCATGTACAACTATGGACCCACATTTTGTTGAAGCTTTACTCACCCACCGTGGTCCCCTCCGATAACCCACAACCCCCTTATATAATATGTTGCAGAAAGATAAAATTGATGTATTCTTTGAAGAGATGCCGACAAGAGTAATTTCGTCTATTTGGAAGAAAAATCGGGTAACATTGCTAGCTGATTTTTTCAAACCGAAGCATCTTGTGGGTTTACTCCAAGTGTGTAGCACAATATATTTAGAAGACTTGGAAATATGGGAATGGCAGACATGAGGAAACAACTGCGTACGTACGTGTGCAGTGGCTCCGTTAGTGATTACGCCTGGTATCCGTCTCACTCCACCTGGTGACACTCAGATGGCTAATGAGCAAGAGGCGCTCGCACATGGCATTTAGCTCTTCCCAATTAATTAACTGGCAGTTTCTCTTTAGCGTTGCTAAAAAGAAGTCTAATAATCCAGTGGAAAGTACTGTAGTATAATTTTGTTGTCAAGAGGCGCTCAGGCTATCAAAGTGGCCCTATAATTTTGTTGTCC contains:
- the LOC124703469 gene encoding tetrapyrrole-binding protein, chloroplastic-like; amino-acid sequence: MANASLQSFLLQHHHSFLNSTVHDGSPTAALKLTTNASTSISFKLFTSSSSSVTTASTAAPTPVASAAATTSPPTPSLELLGQQLAEGDYRQADETTRALLIYLAGEPARRRGYVFFSEVQFISVEDLRAIDTLWMEHSNGKFGYSVQRRIWEKSVRDYTRLFIKIGWMKKLDSEVEQFNYRAFPDEFIWELNDDTPEGHLPLTNALRGTRLMENIFTHPAFDCPEEKAAEEENNDTGSNAGQNKDDSKVRVRPKIMTDFKPDYSF